Proteins encoded within one genomic window of Anastrepha ludens isolate Willacy chromosome 4, idAnaLude1.1, whole genome shotgun sequence:
- the LOC128861440 gene encoding dnaJ homolog subfamily B member 13, translating into MNRTELDYYAVLNVPRDAPKEAITLAYRKLAIRLCPHRDPKYERDFVPNLGPTHMQTLSLNRQWEYINMAYDVLGNDLYRAIYDRFGEAGLFQGIYLPNGYFPPYQYHGDHMKVYHDVFGSYSPYANIIDVVTNPPVLYSSLEHGIGVYRKDPPVERIIYLELEEVFTGCTKLMHVWRQEFTDSKETRTEKKKKTLKLKISPGTTAGTRFCFKEEGDRSPTKIPADIIFITADKPHPFFERSQHHNLVYTHDITLKEALVGFTFTITTLGKRALKIVISDVVCPGYTKVLPKEGLPVCKEEPIAPDMKPSGLKEVTFGDLIVKFQVEFPKLMNYKMRNLTKEFFCELQKMQDEAENAPHPLQNLLKNIKRRK; encoded by the exons ATGAATCGGACGGAACTCGATTATTACGCTGTACTGAATGTGCCACGCGATGCACCCAAAGAGGCTATAACGCTGGCGTATCGTAAATTGGCTATTAGGCTGTGCCCGCATCGCGATCCGAAGTATGAACGCGATTTTGTGCCAAATTTGGGGCCAACCCATATGCAAACGTTATCGCTGAATCGCCAATGGGAATACATTAATATGGCCTACGATGTTCTAG GCAACGATTTGTATCGCGCAATCTACGATCGATTTGGGGAGGCTGGTCTCTTTCAGGGCATTTATTTACCCAATGGCTACTTCCCGCCTTATCAATACCATGGCGACCACATGAAAGTATATCACGATGTCTTTGGCAGCTACTCGCCATATGCAAACATCATTGATGTTGTTACAAATCCTCCAGTGCTGTACTCGTCGTTGGAGCATGGCATAGGAGTGTACAGAAAAGATCCTCCAGTGgaaagaattatttatttagaattggAGGAAGTATTTACGGGCTGTACAAAATTGATGCATGTCTGGAGACAAGAATTTACTGATTCGAAAGAAACGCGCACAGAGAAAAA GAAGAAAACactaaaactgaaaatatcacCAGGTACCACTGCAGGCACACGATTTTGTTTCAAGGAGGAAGGTGACCGCAGCCCAACAAAAATCCCTGCCGATATTATATTTATCACAGCCGATAAGCCGCATCCCTTCTTCGAGCGTAGCCAGCACCACAATTTGGTCTACACCCATGATATTACCTTAAAAGAGGCACTTGTCGGTTTTACCTTTACAATCACTACGCTGGGCAAACGCGCTCTAAAAATAGTTATTTCCGATGTGGTTTGCCCGGGATATACCAAAGTGCTGCCAAAAGAAGGACTACCAGTGTGTAAAGAAGAACCAATCGCTCCCGACATGAAACCATCTGGTCTAAAGGAAGTTACATTTGGGGACTTGATTGTCAAATTTCAGG ttGAGTTCCCAAAATTAATGAATTACAAGATGCGCAATTTgaccaaagaatttttttgcgaattgcaaaaaatgcaaGACGAAGCTGAGAATGCGCCGCATCCCTTGCAGaatcttttgaaaaacattaaacgaCGCAAATAA
- the LOC128861441 gene encoding patj homolog, with product MHLGADISSALQQIEAVKKGIDESDDAKLQMQTAESLKTILDILQDPVFRTIVHVQDSLSELNAQLAQHPSMLPNDFDIDVAGNLVLSINGGDVMYDFSSAPLSPHSGPSSPGSGQLTPSALVGAVETDDQGRPQSQNSKVAGDLFSADYAQIQAIELVNDGTGLGFGIIGARTSGVTVKTILPGGVADRDGRLRSGDHILQIGDVNLHDMVSEQVAAVLRQSGTHVRLVVARPMEHSSPGQFALEPGSAIVPTRVLVDPVELERYLISTGYPEIFGESSTASTPQTTTEDERFVYRSDDISKRPPMAVPTIDLDELLALPETEKLQVELTKDANGLGITIAGYVCEKEELSGIFVKSVSKGSAADMSGRIRVNDRIIEVDGQSLQGFSNHQAVELLKKSGQVVNLRLERYLRGPKYEQLQQAIAANDKIPSGTSTPSRVNLPSPIAPVTSQRASTLAKALSSAHAMEELHDPSLDSISNLPPVTGADAFLVVTSPPSSLVQTTTLSSFGSGKKMIAVRDSIDGTPKIIPTDISIGSIGKSESELTEVEEPMQAKNTRLISRHKYYTDPDLSPEVEQEIIRKWKKIVGPDVEVIVAQIKKFAVGGLGISLEGTVDVEGGREVRPHHYIRSILADGPVGVNGVLRSGDELLEVNGERLLGMNHLEVVAILKELPQDVRMVCGRGKKALMPFSDDTLKKLSSNFENLLPASDRLVKAKSDGSLATAVSVNDESFNKLKSRSLEPLTGLAMWSSEPQIIELVKGDRGLGFSILDYQDPLDSKDTLIVIRSLVPGGVAQLDGRLIPGDRLLFVNSINLENASLDQAVQALKGASKGVVRIGVAKPLPMTDNSLKSTNTNNDESKCGDASMDTSGIGGSENVSMQLSNASTSIVEPDLIPDWRK from the exons ATGCATTTGGGAGCGGACATTTCTAGTGCTCTTCAGCAAATCGAAGCTGTTAAGAAGGGCATCGATGAGTCTGACgatgcaaaactgcaaatgcAGACAGCCGAGAGCCTCAAAACAATATTGGATATATTGCAGGATCCTGTTTTTCGCACAATTGTACATGTGCAGGACTCACTTTCTGAATTGAATGCTCAATTAGCGCAGCACCCGTCGATGCTTCCCAATGATTTCGATATTGACGTGGCTGGTAATCTGGTATTGAGCATCAATGGTGGAGATGTGATGTATGACTTTTCTTCAGCACCGCTATCTCCACATTCCGGACCAAGTAGCCCTGGTAGTGGGCAATTGACTCCGTCTGCTCTAGTAGGCGCAGTAGAGACGGATGACCAAGGCCGTCCACAGTCTCAAAATTCTAAAGTAGCTGGCGATCTATTCTCTGCTGATTATGCGCAAATACAAGCAATCGAGTTAGTCAATGACGGTACCGGACTAGGATTTGGCATCATTGGAGCGCGTACTTCGGGTGTGACTGTGAAAACTATTTTGCCGGGTGGTGTCGCCGATCGCGATGGACGTTTGCGTTCAGGCGATCACATTTTACAAATTGGCGATGTGAATTTGCACGATATGGTATCAGAGCAGGTGGCAGCAGTGCTGCGGCAATCGGGTACGCACGTGCGTCTCGTAGTGGCGCGTCCAATGGAGCATTCGTCGCCTGGGCAATTTGCGCTTGAACCTGGTAGTGCTATTGTGCCTACCCGAGTGCTTGTAGACCCAGTTGAATTAGAGCGTTACTTAATATCTACCGGTTATCCTGAGATATTTGGGGAGAGCTCTACAGCGTCTACACCACAAACTACAACAGAAGACGAACGCTTCGTTTATCGTTCAGATGACATTTCCAAACGTCCACCAATGGCCGTTCCTACTATCGACTTAGATGAATTGTTGGCGTTGCCTGAAACCGAGAAGCTACAAGTTGAGCTGACCAAAGATGCTAATGGCCTCGGTATTACTATAGCCGGTTATGTTTGCGAAAAAGAGGAACTCTCAGGCATTTTTGTGAAGAGCGTATCAAAAGGCTCTGCTGCGGACATGAGTGGTCGTATTCGTGTTAACGATCGTATTATTGAGGTGGACGGCCAATCTTTGCAAGGATTCTCTAATCATCAGGCGGTTGAATTGTTGAAGAAATCAGGACAAGTGGTGAATCTGCGACTGGAGCGTTACTTACGTGGTCCCAAGTACGAACAATTGCAGCAGGCCATTGCTGCCAATGACAAGATACCAAGTGGGACGTCGACACCTTCGCGAGTCAATTTGCCTTCTCCAATAGCACCAGTCACATCACAACGCGCATCCACATTGGCTAAAGCGCTATCTTCAGCACATGCTATGGAGGAGCTACACGATCCGTCTTTGGACAGCATTAGCAATTTGCCACCAGTCACGGGCGCAGATGCATTTTTGGTCGTCACTTCGCCACCTTCTTCATTGGTACAAACGACCACTTTGAGTAGTTTTGGTTCTGGCAAAAAAATGATAGCAGTGCGCGACTCCATCGATGGGACTCCTAAGATCATACCCACCGATATATCTATCGGTTCAATTGGCAAGTCGGAGAGTGAGTTAACCGAAGTAGAG GAACCGATGCAAGCTAAGAATACACGTTTGATATCGCGTCACAAGTACTACACTGATCCAGATCTCTCACCGGAAGTTGAACAAGAGATCATacgcaaatggaaaaaaattgtgggACCAGATGTTGAGGTTATAGTCGCCCAAATTAAGAAGTTTGCTGTTGGTGGTTTGGGTATATCCCTAGAAGGTACAGTCGACGTAGAGGGAGGACGTGAAGTACGTCCACATCACTACATTCGTTCGATTTTGGCTGACGGACCCGTTGGTGTAAATGGGGTACTTCGATCTGGTGATGAACTTTTGGAGGTGAATGGCGAACGTTTGCTTGGAATGAATCATTTAGAAGTAGTAGCCATCTTGAAGGAGTTGcctcaagatgtacgcatggtTTGTGGGCGCGGCAAGAAAGCATTAATGCCGTTCTCGGATGATACTTTAAAGAAATTAAGTAgtaattttgagaatttattgCCAGCCTCAGATCGATTGGTGAAAGCCAAATCCGATGGCAGCTTGGCCACTGCGGTTTCGGTCAATGACGAGTCTTTCAATAAGTTGAAGTCGCGCTCGCTGGAACCACTCACCGGATTGGCAATGTGGTCGTCTGAACCGCAGATAATCGAACTGGTCAAGGGCGATCGTGGTTTGGGCTTCTCCATACTAGACTATCAGGATCCCTTAGATTCCAAAGATACATTAATTGTTATACGCTCGCTAGTGCCTGGCGGAGTGGCACAACTGGATGGTCGTCTTATACCCGGTGACCGTCTACTATTTGTCAATTCAATTAACTTGGAAAATGCATCGTTAGATCAAGCAGTACAGGCGCTTAAGGGTGCCTCAAAAGGTGTAGTTCGTATTGGTGTTGCCAAGCCATTACCTATGACAGATAATTCTTTGAAAAGTACCAACACCAACAACGATGAGTCCAAATGTGGAGACGCATCCATGGATACGAGCGGAATAGGTGGCAGCGAGAACGTTTCCATGCAACTAAGCAATGCTTCCACTAGTATTGTCGAACCGGATTTGATACCCGATTGgcgaaaataa
- the LOC128861442 gene encoding protein JTB produces the protein MLETCQRRHMLLGLSLLVAATVVVLIIESRFPDSENTRRSRAQQFVIENNSTCWQREEYTVILECHPCTEFDIISKSLGVCIHTHYKEVLRCKSGETVTRSCDRVALIDQRNFIKFEITCFVVGFFSYLISYARDRILTRRTHLKIERQLNRMH, from the coding sequence ATGCTGGAGACCTGCCAAAGGCGCCACATGCTACTCGGACTCAGCCTGCTGGTGGCTGCAACCGTTGTAGTGCTCATTATTGAATCTCGTTTTCCCGACAGTGAGAATACTCGCCGTTCGCGAGCACAACAGTTCGTCATTGAAAACAATTCCACATGCTGGCAGCGCGAAGAATATACCGTTATTTTGGAATGCCATCCATGCACCGAATTCGACATAATAAGCAAAAGTCTAGGTGTGTGCATTCACACCCACTACAAAGAGGTTCTACGATGCAAGAGTGGAGAAACTGTGACGCGTAGTTGCGATCGCGTAGCACTAATCGACCAAcgcaatttcattaaatttgaaattacttGTTTTGTAGTAGGCTTTTTTAGTTACTTGATATCATATGCACGAGATCGAATACTGACACGAAGGACACATCTAAAAATTGAACGCCAGTTGAACCGGATGCATTAA
- the LOC128861443 gene encoding DNA polymerase epsilon subunit 2, translating to MDIDRLKRKITSSFKLSGFLIRSENSAYLAEQLLPFDDAEREKWLTVITENLQGQRLQTTQVERGALEKAINEINRVGLDEGETVFSLISAFKVPRYRYNTQFKKFELNCDPRCILTRPSMKAAHLRERYAMLLQKTLRHELFAPVIIQGGVSAESKVKKFKLQYAENLLATSSVKEAVVLGLLTQLKEGKFFIEDPTGSIELDLSGSRFHSGFFCEGCFVLAEGSYNNGVLKVDGLGFPPAEPATSSRAFFGTQNSWGGDSLKLLKYSTRLQELESTNTEATLVFLSDVRLDNPVVLERLRMLFVGYDSCPPVAIVLMGPFSASNSNYQALSQHLTALGALAAGCDQLKKQTDLILVPSCDDPTAPNILPRASLPEILATGLRKSWPRTLLATNPCRLQYCTQQIAVCRLDLMAKFCRNTLHFPPDTDNIEKHFARTLICQNHLTPIHPIAMPVNWDYDAALWLYPLPDLVVIGDSCQSFSTTQHGCTVLNTGSFVKSKFAFKVYIPATRAIEDSEIPDDMAVE from the exons ATGGATATAGATcgtctgaaaagaaaaattacctCTTCATTCAAGCTAAGTGGTTTTCTTATACGTTCGGAGAACAGCGCCTATTTGGCCGAGCAGCTCCTTCCGTTCGATGATGCAGAGCGTGAAAAGTGGCTGACAGTTATCACGGAAAACTTGCAGGGTCAGCGTTTGCAAACGACGCAAGTGGAACGCGGTGCACTCGAAAAAGCTATAAACGAAATTAATCGAGTTGGGTTAGATGAGGGCGAGACAGTTTTCTCCCTGATCAGTGCATTCAAAGTGCCACGCTACCGTTACAATACGCAATTTAAGAAATTCGAGTTGAACTGCGATCCGCGCTGCATTCTGACACGGCCCTCAATGAAGGCAGCACATTTGCGTGAACGGTACGCAATGTTGCTCCAGAAGACATTGCGCCATGAGTTATTTGCACCTGTCATTATACAGGGTGGTGTTTCAGCAGAGTCAAAAGTGAAGAAGTTCAAATTGCAGTATGCGGAAAATTTGCTTGCGACATCCTCGGTAAAAGAGGCTGTTGTACTTGGATTGCTGACACAATTGAAAGAAGGCAAATTTTTCATAGAAGATCCGACGGGTAGTATTGAGCTCGACTTGAGTGGCTCGCGCTTTCATTCGGGTTTCTTTTGTGAGGGCTGCTTCGTTTTGGCTGAAGGTTCATATAATAATGGAGTGCTGAAAG tTGATGGCTTGGGTTTTCCGCCCGCCGAACCTGCGACTAGTTCACGCGCTTTCTTTGGAACACAAAACAGCTGGGGTGGTGACTCGCTGAAACTGTTGAAATATTCCACGCGCCTGCAAGAATTGGAAAGTACCAACACCGAGGCTACTCTGGTATTCCTATCAGATGTGCGTCTAGATAATCCTGTGGTTTTAGAACGTTTGCGTATGTTGTTCGTTGGTTATGATTCGTGTCCGCCCGTAGCTATAGTATTAATGGGACCCTTCTCCGCTTCCAACAGTAATTATCAAGCATTATCACAACACCTGACTGCCTTAGGCGCATTAGCCGCTGGTTGCGATCAACTGAAAAAGCAAACGGATTTGATTTTAGTGCCTTCCTGTGATGATCCTACTGCACCGAATATTCTGCCACGCGCCTCACTACCTGAAATACTAGCAACGGGCTTGCGAAAATCGTGGCCTCGCACCCTGCTTGCTACAAACCCTTGCCGGTTGCAGTACTGTACGCAACAGATTGCTGTGTGTCGATTGGACTTGATGGCGAAATTTTGTCGGAATACGTTACACTTTCCGCCCGATACTGATAATATTGAAAAACATTTCGCACGAACACTCATATGTCAAAACCATCTAACGCCCATACATCCGATTGCCATGCCAGTAAATTGGGACTACGATGCCGCATTGTGGTTATATCCGTTGCCGGATTTGGTGGTTATTGGAGACTCGTGCCAAAGTTTCTCTACAACACAACACGGATGTACGGTGCTTAATACAGGTTCATTTGTCAAATCGAAAttcgcatttaaagtttatatacCGGCAACGCGCGCCATTGAGGACTCTGAAATTCCTGATGATATGGCAGTGGAAtga